The following coding sequences lie in one Spinacia oleracea cultivar Varoflay chromosome 1, BTI_SOV_V1, whole genome shotgun sequence genomic window:
- the LOC110804702 gene encoding calmodulin binding protein PICBP isoform X2, which translates to MAIRTFSAQKSYREGGTESRKKLKKVRSVKVANLDRLRLSMRREKSRFHRSVVSSSDDATGTSGSSSVAISGTSSPNYMKATTSWSARKGSVQTSSGNLQSSSASNGDSRPSSAKSASKLSKVSVQECSDPAGVNIPVRIKAEKSLKRVPSLKHSKKLSSKKSMKIRTRYSQFPDVGINPEEMLDFGILGFQDNTEIDPESLNVSASHGQDSSGKVGAKQKGILERSRSRKMTRLRSIRSSKGKQRPQPRLSGGATELMSYEAEVSNAEPRYMKSTRSQETRMSDKCLTRTSSLRPLRILAKIPSLRPKRSKLRKRPQATPLSRKGVDRATCSSVLKRTEFPDDSELHSRGQEAEGTSSFHLCPYSYCSIHGHRHHTPSQPIKEFISAKRRLFSNKKGEKSESQYRGEVEHYTSAAESDHSRQTVSAESYALQEVMNVSTKNALEAEEDGIDFLIKIYAKPRKQWATDGKLSKDDEALHGSTYDQISVRDYDGKHAETPSETSEPEETQEALNDNKQEKNEIFRVCNNCPSNKFQQQNLNIAAISLPSELPDDGPNSAPTNRTIYPSIAEEDPLNSSKDPLYFASRDSAVGPGGDLINILSDKQKYTSMWQLIHQQLVSSEASTNEAQDIIQADEKESGDGHTCHEMSNLNLELSKNSNNLKEDVDDQVAKTEKLGLQQTAAIKLVQEALNAILQHDAESFHQQPNPVQEMANSFVRERISTPTTSIEENCSKGGEIDGKVTGKGSAEKQQQTGKRSLQKEPDEQKSSGKQMSKSFSKLRKLFVTAKFIKAMERLKKINPRKPQYLSAEPTSENESIYLRHLSMNERKNTEEWMLDNALRQVISRLDPDQQRRVTQLVEAFEIFTPEQKEKSNRAVTHVSAPGSKLAIPMMVEKKQFLEPVQDTLSSNEQFLQKKDDGALVSQKAANEENCSREENEYQTNTTGDKILLESDETSISDSTSVFSEKSSTFVDGNTGNGEPINTLSFTSQFPTEDSEVSLTGDMTSIFFNKQQYTGMWNLIYQHVSNEASVDEKQGTIGFNEENLGDTINCQQKNDKDSIPGSYNMDQKEDHDNQKEASENSELDQSAAIKLVKEALSAILKRYDQPPHLQSIPDHQKAADDARDLYISTPTPATEENSIEGGKSAELEKHAYIDLEEKLHHVKNTSLPVQQQVESDELKTPQRKMSNSLSKLKKAIATTRFIKAMERLTKSSPRKSQNLHSETTSGEERVYLRHRSMDGKKKGEEWMLDYALKQVISKLDPDQQRRVALLVEAFETVHPEQREKRISCYPSKDSVLATSTNEVKECYLESQQKRSISVEQVPQKQDNGIPLPSGDAFLERSLQEHHNQPRSLADDIIPQQTNEIAISKSTPESSEDSSRIVSKVGTPEKLSIQDEGTGTNFEFPSPFPTGNSEVRPDGNMATILSDKRKYTSMWNLIHQHVLSNEATTAGKQEVKDEEQGDDTNTFQTINDSDSTQSTELKKSKVDEDNQNGVFDQSAAINLVKEAIDAILKCHKQKSDQRPSQDHGRGADSAKILCNTTALASTQENSEGERVEKQRNSEPEQKIKEVEKASDPLQQKAEPNEANKGHTKMSKSLSKLKKAIVTTKFIKAMERLRKISPRKPRYLSPEVASEEERVYLRHLSINERKNDEEWMLDYALRKVLSNLAPDQQRKVALLVEAFETVPEQKNIGYLTKPDTISENAADEKGIPESKHDSSTSYDDDIRPMHNDRLDMLGNGSTLDKSAQEDHSIKFSNLREQLSPKILDSDDSNLNIRHQPSSKGSPNSDPLCILTVRKEETDVNPIHETFQHANEFEQENKANKAEGIFCDKRKNSGMWHLIYQHAKSVGAAEAGSKLSERLTREDQVNRGGESFETNADVDADDSDGSSVTSELTENDAIKLVREAITDILDAPLEVEDELTSSYRTADSEEGEREFVEGNPKRSLFRGYSKLRKIIICNKFIKAMEKTQKFNPQTGRALNSDSVATNAQLKTCALGERKGMDEWMLDNVLQKVISGLAPVQQKRVSLLVEAFERVNPDPEGREKGLCYFKTEFPDTISSEGDTKEKEDTVSTDSSQNSKFPCGFDLKLDRSPISSPKVVTERVLQEFHEDRSPGLTKEYVSDGQSWRSGDPCNITAATSDAIRIPSDTCKDVTEMYGKDAPGVSLEERTKSRNEIGAQVEEITSIGELKVGNTVLASKLAKKLPQPVESQDEWNYSVQHSRFSEKSTGLWGLILQHVSTDMLEKSEAPETVEINANAEGGSSSTKVSERKTDDSSQLCSSQEEITNFRDEIGAQVEEITSIGELEVGNTLFASKLAKKPPRPIESEDEGNYSAKSSRSSEISTGLWGLILQHVSTDMLEKNEVPETTEINANAEGGSSSTKVAERKTDDSSEPSSRVKSCRDMGVQTPTSFEFEENEAIKLVEEAVEEILLLQDQICDAESMTSSTTSEQGVYSQNNGDVKERSPVDTEIASASTSLHSVATLEEEKTSSRENLPNSYSTLSKVVLCKRFVKAMNKMRKLKAQQAQDLSQSPHSQEGNPSLRQISTSKKASWEEGMLDNALQKVIGNLAPAKKQRVALLVQAFETVGSQPEPVNSWRGKKLVS; encoded by the exons ATGGCAATCAGAACGTTCTCGGCACAGAAAAGTTATAGGGAAGGAGGGACAGAGTCAAGAAAGAAACTGAAGAAGGTGAGGTCAGTTAAGGTTGCAAACCTGGATAGGTTGAGGTTATCAATGAGGAGGGAGAAATCGCGGTTTCATCGCAGTGTTGTGTCTTCCTCAGATGATGCAACTGGCACATCAGGATCATCTTCTGTTGCCATTTCAGGTACATCATCTCCCAATTATATGAAAGCTACAACTAGCTGGAGTGCCAGAAAAGGGTCAGTGCAGACAAGTTCAGGTAATCTGCAATCTAGTTCTGCTAGCAATGGTGATAGCAGACCTTCATCAGCAAAGTCCGCCTCGAAATTGAGCAAGGTCTCAGTGCAAGAATGTTCTGATCCTGCAGGCGTAAATATTCCTGTTAGAATAAAAGCAGAGAAAAGCCTAAAGAGGGTACCTAGTTTAAAGCATTCAAAGAAGCTGTCTAGTAAAAAATCAATGAAAATTCGAACAAGATATTCTCAGTTCCCAgatgttggcatcaatccagaGGAAATGTTGGACTTTGGCATCCTGGGATTTCAGGATAATACTGAAATTGATCCAGAAAGCCTAAATGTCAGTGCTTCTCATGGTCAAGATAGCAGTGGCAAGGTGGGAGCAAAACAAAAGGGAATCTTAGAGAGATCAAGATCGAGAAAGATGACGAGGCTCAGGAGCATAAGATCGTCAAAGGGAAAGCAGAGGCCACAACCCAGACTCAGTGGTGGAGCAACAGAGCTAATGTCATATGAAGCAGAAGTATCCAATGCCGAGCCACGTTACATGAAAAGCACCAGATCTCAAGAAACAAGAATG TCTGACAAGTGTTTGACAAGAACATCTAGTTTGAGGCCTCTAAGGATCCTAGCAAAGATTCCAAGCCTAAGGCCTAAACGGAGTAAATTAAGGAAAAGACCTCAGGCTACTCCACTGTCAAGGAAAGGTGTTGATCGCGCCACTTGTTCGTCCGTTCTAAAGAGAACTGAGTTCCCAGATGACAGTGAACTTCATTCAAGGGGACAAGAGGCTGAAGGAACTTCATCTTTCCATCTTTGCCCGTACAGCTATTGCTCGATTCATGGTCACCGCCACCATACCCCTTCACAACCTATTAAAGAATTCATTTCTGCGAAAAGGAGACTGTTTAGTAACAAGAAAGGTGAGAAGTCAGAGAGCCAGTATAGGGGAGAAGTGGAACATTACACAAGTGCAGCTGAATCTGATCACTCAAGGCAGACAGTATCTGCTGAAAGTTATGCACTCCAAGAAGTAATGAATGTCTCAACAAAAAACGCTCTGGAAGCAGAAGAGGATGGAATAGATTTTCTCATTAAAATCTATGCCAAACCCAGAAAACAGTGGGCTACTGATGGTAAGCTGAGCAAAGATGACGAAGCATTACATGGTTCCACTTATGACCAAATCAGTGTCCGTGACTATGACGGGAAACATGCAGAAACACCCAGTGAAACATCAGAACCTGAG GAAACACAAGAAGCATTGAATGATAATAAGCAAGAGAAAAATGAGATCTTCAGAGTTTGCAACAATTGCCCAAGCAATAAGTTTCAGCAGCAGAATCTCAACATTGCAGCTATAAGTTTGCCTTCAGAATTACCTGATGATGGTCCAAATTCTGCGCCTACAAATAGGACAATTTATCCAAGTATAGCAGAAGAAGATCCTCTGAATTCTTCCAAGGATCCTTTATATTTTGCAAGTAGGGATTCTGCAGTCGGTCCAGGTGGTGATTTGATCAATATCCTCTCTGACAAACAGAAGTATACAAGCATGTGGCAGCTGATCCATCAACAACTTGTTTCAAGTGAAGCATCAACGAATGAGGCCCAAGATATCATTCAAGCAGATGAAAAAGAAAGTGGAGATGGACACACTTGCCATGAGATGAGTAACTTGAATCTGGAGCTGAGTAAAAACAGCAACAATCTCAAGGAAGATGTTGATGACCAAGTTGCAAAGACAGAGAAACTTGGACTGCAACAGACTGCAGCCATAAAGTTGGTACAAGAAGCACTTAATGCAATCCTACAACATGATGCAGAGTCATTTCATCAGCAGCCAAATCCAGTCCAAGAAATGGCTAATAGTTTTGTCAGAGAGAGGATTTCAACTCCTACAACCTCCATCGAAGAAAATTGCAGCAAAGGTGGTGAAATAGATGGAAAAGTGACGGGTAAGGGATCAGCAGAAAAGCAACAGCAAACAGGTAAAAGATCACTACAAAAAGAACCAGATGAACAGAAGAGTTCAGGAAAACAAATGTCCAAGAGTTTCAGCAAGCTCAGAAAATTGTTTGTGACTGCAAAATTCATCAAGGCGATGGAAagactgaagaaaataaaccCACGCAAACCACAATACTTATCTGCTGAACCAACCTCAGAGAACGAGAGCATATATCTAAGGCATCTAAGCATGAATGAAAGGAAAAATACGGAAGAATGGATGCTCGACAATGCGCTTAGACAAGTGATTTCTAGGCTGGATCCTGATCAGCAAAGAAGAGTGACCCAACTTGTTGAAGCATTTGAAATATTTACCCCAGAGCAGAAAGAGAAGAGCAACAGGGCCGTGACACATGTGTCTGCTCCTGGGAGCAAGTTAGCTATCCCTATGATGGTTGAGAAGAAACAATTTTTGGAACCTGTGCAAGATACTTTATCATCTAATGAACagtttttacaaaaaaaagatGATGGAGCCCTGGTATCTCAGAAAGCTGCTAATGAGGAAAATTGTTCAAGGGAAGAGAACGAATATCAGACAAACACCACAG GTGACAAAATTCTGCTAGAATCAGACGAGACCAGCATTTCAGATTCTACTTCAGTGTTTTCTGAAAAGAGCTCAACATTTGTAGATGGAAATACGGGTAATGGAGAACCTATAAACACACTGAGTTTTACATCCCAATTTCCTACTGAGGATTCGGAAGTCAGCCTGACTGGTGATATGACCAGTATTTTCTTCAACAAACAGCAGTATACTGGTATGTGGAACCTGATCTACCAACATGTATCAAATGAAGCGTCAGTTGATGAGAAGCAGGGAACCATTGGATTCAATGAAGAAAATCTTGGTGATACGATCAACTGTCAACAAAAAAACGACAAAGACTCGATTCCAGGTAGTTACAATATGGATCAAAAGGAAGATCATGATAACCAAAAAGAAGCTTCTGAAAATTCTGAACTTGACCAATCAGCTGCAATAAAGCTGGTTAAGGAAGCCCTCAGTGCAATTCTAAAACGCTATGACCAACCACCTCATTTACAGTCTATTCCAGACCATCAAAAGGCTGCTGATGATGCTAGAGATCTATACATTTCAACTCCTACACCTGCCACAGAAGAAAATTCCATAGAAGGGGGAAAGAGTGCGGAGTTGGAAAAGCATGCCTACATAGACCTAGAAGAAAAGCTGCATCATGTGAAGAATACAAGTCTCCCAGTCCAACAACAAGTGGAATCTGATGAATTGAAGACACCTCAAAGAAAAATGTCCAACAGCTTGAGCAAGCTGAAAAAAGCGATTGCAACTACCAGGTTCATCAAAGCAATGGAGAGGCTGACGAAGAGTAGTCCACGAAAATCACAGAATCTGCATTCAGAGACAACCTCAGGGGAAGAAAGAGTTTATTTGAGGCATCGAAGCATGGACGGAAAGAAAAAGGGTGAGGAATGGATGCTTGATTATGCACTTAAACAGGTGATCTCCAAGTTGGATCCAGATCAGCAAAGAAGAGTGGCACTTCTTGTAGAAGCATTTGAGACAGTGCACCCTGAGCAGAGAGAGAAGAGAATTAGTTGCTATCCTTCAAAAGACAGCGTCTTAGCCACCTCTACAAACGAAGTGAAAGAATGCTATCTCGAGTCTCAGCAGAAAAGATCCATATCTGTTGAACAGGTTCCTCAGAAGCAAGATAATGGCATCCCACTACCCTCCGGAGATGCTTTTTTAGAAAGAAGTCTGCAGGAACATCATAATCAACCGAGAAGTTTAGCAG ATGACATAATTCCACAGCAGACAAATGAGATTGCAATATCTAAATCAACTCCCGAATCGTCTGAAGACAGttcaagaatagtttctaaGGTTGGCACACCTGAAAAACTTAGTATCCAGGATGAAGGAACTGGGACAAATTTTGAATTTCCTTCCCCATTTCCAACTGGCAATTCTGAGGTCAGGCCTGATGGGAATATGGCCACTATCCTCTCAGACAAAAGAAAGTACACAAGCATGTGGAACCTGATACACCAACATGTCCTCTCAAATGAAGCAACAACAGCTGGAAAGCAAGAAGTCAAAGACGAGGAACAAGGTGATGAcacaaacacattccaaacaatTAATGATTCAGATTCAACCCAGAGTACTGAACTGAAGAAATCCAAGGTAGACGAAGATAATCAAAATGGAGTCTTTGATCAGTCGGCTGCCATAAATCTAGTAAAGGAAGCAATCGATGCAATCCTAAAATGTCACAAGCAGAAATCTGACCAACGACCCAGTCAAGACCATGGCAGAGGTGCTGATAGTGCTAAAATACTTTGTAACACAACTGCTCTAGCTTCCACACAAGAAAACTCTGAAGGGGAGAGAGTAGAAAAGCAGAGAAATTCAGAGCCAgaacaaaagataaaagaagtggAGAAAGCAAGTGACCCACTCCAACAGAAAGCAGAACCAAATGAAGCAAACAAAGGCCACACGAAAATGTCAAAGAGCTTAAGCAAGCTGAAAAAAGCTATTGTAACTACCAAATTCATCAAGGCTATGGAACGACTTAGAAAGATCAGCCCACGTAAACCACGATACCTGTCTCCAGAGGTGGCCTCAGAAGAAGAAAGAGTTTACCTAAGGCATTTAAGCATCAATGAAAGGAAAAATGATGAAGAATGGATGCTTGATTATGCACTTAGGAAGGTTCTTTCTAACCTAGCTCCTGATCAGCAGAGAAAAGTGGCACTACTTGTTGAAGCATTTGAAACAGTTCCAGAGCAAAAAAACATTGGATATCTGACAAAACCTGATACTATATCAGAAAATGCGGCAGACGAAAAAGGAATTCCTGAGTCTAAGCATGATAGTTCCACGTCTTATGATGACGACATTCGTCCAATGCATAATGATAGACTGGACATGCTCGGTAACGGTTCTACATTAGACAAAAGTGCGCAAGAAGATCACAGCATAAAATTCTCAAACCTGAGGGAACAGTTATCCCCCAAAATTCTTGATTCAGATGACTCCAATTTGAACATTCGTCATCAACCCAGCTCAAAAG GTTCTCCAAACAGTGACCCGTTGTGCATACTAACAGTGAGAAAGGAGGAGACTGATGTCAATCCCATACATGAAACGTTTCAACATGCTAATGAATTCGAGCAGGAAAACAAGGCTAACAAAGCCGAAGGCATTTTTTGTGACAAGCGGAAGAATTCCGGTATGTGGCACCTGATATATCAACATGCCAAATCCGTTGGTGCTGCTGAAGCTGGCAGCAAGCTGTCTGAGAGACTGACCAGAGAGGACCAAGTGAACAGAGGTGGAGAATCATTTGAGACAAATGCTGATGTAGATGCTGATGATAGTGATGGAAGCAGTGTAACAAGTGAACTTACTGAGAATGATGCCATTAAGCTGGTAAGAGAGGCCATCACTGATATCCTTGATGCGCCACTAGAGGTCGAAGATGAATTAACTTCCAGCTATAGAACAGCTGATTCAGAAGAAGGTGAAAGAGAATTTGTAGAGGGAAATCCTAAGAGAAGTCTATTCAGGGGCTACAGCAAGCTCAGAAAAATAATTATCTGCAACAAATTTATAAAAGCAATGGAGAAGACCCAGAAGTTCAACCCACAAACTGGGAGAGCCTTAAATTCTGATTCAGTAGCTACAAACGCTCAATTGAAGACTTGTGCACTGGGTGAGAGGAAAGGGATGGATGAATGGATGCTTGATAATGTGTTGCAGAAAGTTATTTCTGGACTTGCTCCGGTACAACAAAAAAGAGTATCCTTGTTGGTTGAAGCCTTTGAAAGAGTCAACCCAGATCCAGAGGGAAGGGAAAAAGGACTCTGTTACTTTAAAACAGAATTTCCTGATACTATTTCCTCAGAAGGAGATACAAAGGAAAAGGAGGATACAGTATCAACAGATTCATCACAGAACTCAAAATTTCCTTGTGGCTTTGACCTCAAGCTAGATAGATCGCCAATTTCCAGCCCGAAAGTAGTCACAGAAAGGGTTCTACAGGAATTCCATGAGGACAGAAGTCCTGGCTTAACCAAAGAATATGTGTCGGACGGACAAAGTTGGAGAAGTGGTGATCCTTGTAATATTACTGCAGCAACATCTGATGCAATCAGAATTCCCTCAGATACATGTAAAGACGTAACAGAAATGTATGGTAAAGATGCACCAGGAGTTTCACtggaagaaagaacaaaatctAGGAATGAAATAGGTGCTCAGGTGGAGGAGATAACTTCAATTGGTGAACTAAAGGTTGGGAATACCGTTTTAGCATCTAAACTTGCAAAAAAGCTTCCACAACCTGTAGAATCGCAAGATGAGTGGAATTATAGTGTACAACATAGTAGATTCTCAGAAAAATCTACAGGCCTATGGGGCCTAATACTGCAGCATGTCTCAACTGATATGTTGGAGAAAAGTGAAGCCCCAGAAACAGTTGAAATCAATGCAAATGCAGAGGGGGGCAGCAGTAGCACTAAGGTATCAGAAAGGAAAACAGACGATTCTTCTCAGCTTTGTTCTTCACAGGAGGAAATAACCAATTTTAGGGATGAAATAGGTGCTCAGGTTGAGGAGATAACTTCAATTGGTGAACTAGAGGTTGGGAATACTCTTTTTGCTTCTAAACTTGCAAAGAAGCCTCCACGACCTATAGAATCGGAAGATGAGGGGAATTACAGCGCAAAAAGTAGTAGATCCTCAGAAATATCTACCGGCCTATGGGGCCTAATACTGCAGCATGTCTCAACTGATATGTTGGAGAAAAATGAAGTCCCAGAAACAACTGAAATCAATGCAAATGCAGAAGGGGGAAGCAGTAGCACTAAAGTAGCAGAAAGGAAAACAGACGATTCGTCTGAGCCTTCTTCTAGAGTCAAAAGTTGCAGGGATATGGGTGTTCAAACTCCAACAAGCTTTGAGTTCGAAGAAAATGAAGCTATTAAGCTGGTAGAGGAAGCAGTAGAAGAAATCCTACTTCTCCAGGACCAAATTTGTGACGCAGAATCAATGACCAGTAGCACAACTTCAGAGCAAGGAGTCTACAGTCAGAACAATGGAGATGTCAAAGAGCGCTCACCCGTTGACACAGAAATTGCAAGCGCTTCAACATCACTTCATAGTGTTGCAACTCTAGAGGAAGAGAAAACATCATCAAGAGAAAATTTACCCAACAGCTATAGCACACTTTCCAAAGTTGTTCTGTGTAAAAGATTTGTCAAAGCAATGAACAAAATGCGAAAACTTAAAGCACAGCAGGCTCAAGACCTTTCTCAATCACCTCACTCACAAGAAGGTAACCCTTCTTTGCGTCAAATTTCAACCAGTAAAAAGGCAAGTTGGGAGGAAGGGATGCTTGATAATGCACTTCAGAAAGTTATAGGAAACCTTGCTCCTGCAAAGAAACAAAGAGTAGCACTTCTTGTTCAAGCTTTTGAGACAGTTGGTTCGCAGCCTGAACCCGTTAACAGCTGGAGAGGCAAAAAATTGGTCTCATAA